A section of the Blastocatellia bacterium genome encodes:
- a CDS encoding mechanosensitive ion channel family protein codes for MNVDIGPAWEKINAILNGAIAILPNLFLAIVMFTVALLLSRWLKRVIGGFYSERHRNLGALMGRLTQWLVISFALLVTLSIVLPSFHARDLIQILGISGVAIGFAFRDILQNFLAGILLLLAQPFRLGDEIAVGNYEGIVQEIQGRATLIKTYDGYLVVIPNSAIYTQSVKIFNAYGVRRTAIDVGIGYGDDVDEARRLMVEAISGVEGVLAEPPPSVVTKAVGDNGLILRARWWTKSRRADMVRVRDLVIPAIRRRLGENGIDLPYPTHQILFHDQTEETDGDRARQREGWPAGRGTAPRPRSIAQSLRLVAESLPQTNGHASRATPDRKERGEPLPDKRQT; via the coding sequence ATGAATGTTGACATCGGGCCGGCATGGGAGAAAATCAACGCGATCCTCAATGGCGCCATCGCCATCCTGCCGAACCTGTTTCTCGCCATTGTGATGTTTACAGTTGCGCTCTTGCTGTCGCGATGGCTCAAGCGCGTGATCGGCGGCTTCTACAGCGAGCGGCATCGAAATCTCGGCGCGCTCATGGGGCGGCTGACTCAGTGGCTGGTGATTTCGTTCGCCTTGCTCGTCACCCTGTCGATTGTCTTGCCGTCATTCCATGCGCGCGACCTGATTCAGATACTCGGCATCAGCGGCGTCGCCATCGGCTTTGCCTTCCGCGACATCTTGCAGAACTTTCTCGCCGGCATCCTGCTCTTGCTGGCGCAACCGTTCCGCCTCGGCGACGAGATCGCTGTCGGCAACTATGAAGGCATCGTACAGGAGATTCAGGGCCGGGCGACGTTGATTAAAACCTACGACGGTTATCTCGTCGTCATTCCGAATTCCGCCATCTACACTCAGAGCGTGAAAATCTTTAATGCTTATGGCGTGCGGCGCACGGCGATTGATGTCGGCATCGGCTATGGCGATGACGTAGACGAAGCGCGCCGGCTGATGGTTGAAGCGATCAGCGGCGTCGAGGGCGTGCTGGCAGAGCCGCCGCCGTCCGTCGTCACCAAAGCGGTGGGCGACAACGGCCTCATCCTGCGGGCGCGCTGGTGGACCAAGAGCCGCCGCGCCGATATGGTGCGCGTTCGCGACCTGGTCATCCCGGCCATCCGCCGGCGGCTCGGCGAAAACGGCATAGACTTGCCGTACCCGACTCATCAGATTCTCTTTCACGATCAGACCGAAGAGACCGACGGCGACCGCGCCCGTCAGCGCGAGGGCTGGCCCGCGGGCCGCGGCACAGCGCCACGCCCGCGCTCAATCGCGCAATCGCTCCGGCTCGTCGCCGAGTCTCTGCCCCAGACCAATGGCCACGCCAGCCGGGCCACCCCGGATCGAAAAGAGCGCGGCGAGCCGTTGCCGGATAAGCGGCAAACGTAA
- a CDS encoding aminotransferase class V-fold PLP-dependent enzyme, with product MDELLEWRKEFPILDNTVYMISHSLGAMPGRARDRLNEYADKWATRGIRAWEEGWWEMPRAVGDLVGKIIGAGEGEVVMHQNVSVCQSLIHSCLDFTGKRNKIVSEALNFPSNLYIFHALERRGARVVTVPSDDGMTVPLERLLEAIDEETLLVSVSHVIFKSAFIQDLKAITEKAHSVGAMVVADVYQSAGTVPLDVRDIGLDFATGGSVKWLCGGPGAGYLYVRRDLWPTLQPAMTGWMAHRQPFAFEVGPQDYADDIYRFLHGSPNVPGMYAAMSGYEIINEVGVERIREKSMRQTTRLIELAEEAGFTVRCPKRADERGGTVVMDVPHGYEVTKELLRRDCLVDYRPGAGIRVAPHFYSKDEELQLIVEEIKKILETRAYEAHSAVTGH from the coding sequence ATGGACGAGTTGCTTGAATGGCGGAAAGAATTCCCGATCCTCGATAACACGGTTTACATGATCTCGCACTCGCTCGGCGCCATGCCGGGCCGCGCCCGCGACCGCCTGAACGAATATGCCGACAAGTGGGCGACGCGCGGCATTCGCGCCTGGGAAGAAGGCTGGTGGGAGATGCCGCGCGCCGTCGGCGACCTGGTCGGCAAGATCATCGGCGCGGGCGAGGGCGAAGTCGTCATGCACCAGAACGTCTCGGTCTGCCAGTCGCTCATCCATTCGTGCCTCGACTTTACCGGCAAGCGCAACAAGATCGTTAGCGAGGCGCTCAACTTCCCCTCGAACCTTTATATCTTTCACGCCCTCGAACGGCGCGGCGCGCGCGTCGTCACGGTGCCGTCGGATGACGGCATGACGGTGCCGCTCGAACGCCTGCTCGAAGCGATTGACGAAGAGACGCTGCTGGTCAGCGTGTCGCACGTCATCTTCAAGAGCGCCTTCATTCAAGACCTCAAAGCCATCACCGAGAAAGCTCACAGTGTTGGGGCGATGGTGGTCGCCGACGTTTATCAATCTGCCGGCACCGTGCCGCTCGATGTGCGCGACATCGGCTTAGACTTTGCGACCGGCGGCTCGGTCAAATGGCTGTGCGGCGGGCCGGGCGCGGGCTATCTCTACGTCCGCCGCGATCTGTGGCCGACATTACAACCGGCGATGACCGGCTGGATGGCGCACCGGCAGCCGTTCGCTTTCGAAGTTGGGCCGCAGGATTATGCCGACGACATCTATCGCTTCCTGCACGGCTCGCCAAACGTGCCGGGAATGTACGCGGCGATGTCGGGCTACGAGATCATCAACGAAGTCGGCGTCGAGCGAATCAGAGAGAAATCCATGCGCCAGACGACGCGCTTGATCGAGCTGGCTGAAGAGGCGGGCTTCACGGTGCGCTGCCCGAAGCGCGCAGACGAGCGCGGCGGCACGGTCGTCATGGATGTGCCGCACGGTTACGAGGTGACCAAAGAGTTGCTGCGCCGCGACTGTCTTGTCGATTACCGTCCCGGCGCCGGCATCCGCGTCGCGCCGCATTTCTACAGCAAAGACGAAGAGCTTCAGCTCATCGTCGAAGAGATCAAAAAGATTCTGGAGACCAGAGCCTACGAAGCCCACAGCGCCGTCACCGGGCATTGA
- a CDS encoding tryptophan 2,3-dioxygenase family protein — MSINLDGDRQNSKFSGDVMPFGLPDREDEQRLTYGGYLNIHELIGLQRLRSEPLQHDETLFIIVHQVYELWFKQLLHELDTIIECLNNDEMLVAHRLLRRCIEIERLLISQISVLETMTPTDFLAFRDHLRPASGFQSFQFREIEYMSGLKDARFLKNYDEDSEARSRLAARLQQPSVLDAFYELLRRRGFDMPADEAGAEGGGENNEAHTRRVLELLRIYEDAENYYSLFLLAESLIEYDEMFAMWRLRHVKMVERMIGTKSGTGGSEGAAYLRKTVERKFFPELWEVRNHLGKPRE; from the coding sequence ATGTCAATCAACTTGGACGGCGACCGCCAGAATTCGAAGTTTTCAGGAGACGTGATGCCCTTTGGTTTACCCGACCGGGAAGACGAGCAGCGGCTGACGTACGGCGGCTACTTGAACATCCATGAGCTGATCGGCTTGCAGCGCTTGCGCTCCGAGCCTTTGCAGCACGACGAGACGCTGTTCATCATCGTTCATCAGGTGTACGAGCTGTGGTTCAAGCAATTACTGCACGAGCTCGATACCATCATCGAGTGCTTGAACAACGACGAGATGCTGGTGGCGCACCGCCTGCTCAGGCGCTGCATCGAGATTGAGCGTTTATTGATCAGCCAGATATCGGTGCTAGAAACGATGACGCCAACCGACTTTCTGGCGTTCCGCGATCACCTGCGGCCCGCCAGCGGGTTTCAATCTTTTCAGTTCCGCGAGATCGAATATATGTCGGGGCTGAAGGACGCGCGCTTCCTGAAGAACTATGACGAAGACAGCGAAGCCCGTAGCCGGCTGGCGGCGCGGCTTCAACAGCCTTCGGTGCTCGATGCGTTTTATGAGTTGCTGCGGCGGCGCGGCTTCGACATGCCGGCTGACGAAGCGGGCGCGGAAGGCGGCGGCGAAAATAATGAGGCGCACACCCGCCGCGTCCTCGAACTGCTGCGCATCTACGAAGACGCCGAGAATTATTACAGCCTGTTCTTGCTGGCCGAGAGCCTGATCGAATACGACGAGATGTTTGCCATGTGGCGGCTGCGCCACGTTAAGATGGTCGAGCGCATGATCGGCACCAAGAGCGGCACCGGCGGCAGCGAGGGCGCCGCTTACCTGCGCAAGACCGTCGAGCGCAAGTTCTTCCCAGAGCTGTGGGAGGTGCGTAACCATCTGGGCAAGCCACGCGAATAA
- a CDS encoding enoyl-CoA hydratase family protein produces MTTAPTDIQPRSFLYDERDGVAQITFNRPERLNSLTFEVYRELTELFVALRSRDAVRVVVITGRGRGFCSGGDVEEIIGELFKRDMAGLLEFTRMTCELIRNIRLLPKPVIAALNGTVAGAGAVIALAADLRIAAETAKIAFLFVKVGLAGADMGAAFLLPKVVGLGKATELLYTGDFLSAEQAAAAGLYNRVVPAEGLETEARAWAERLAAGPAFALGMTKAALNRELHMSLEAALEAESAAQAICMLNPDFREAFEAFRDKRAPSFNQAGG; encoded by the coding sequence TTGACAACAGCACCGACAGACATCCAGCCTCGGAGCTTTCTTTACGACGAGCGCGACGGCGTCGCCCAGATTACCTTCAACCGGCCTGAGCGGTTGAACTCGCTGACCTTTGAAGTCTACCGCGAATTGACGGAGCTGTTTGTCGCCCTGCGCTCGCGCGACGCGGTGCGCGTCGTCGTCATCACGGGCCGCGGGCGCGGCTTCTGCTCGGGCGGCGATGTCGAAGAGATCATCGGCGAGTTGTTCAAACGCGATATGGCCGGACTGCTCGAATTCACGCGCATGACCTGCGAGCTGATTCGCAACATTCGCCTGTTGCCGAAGCCGGTGATTGCGGCGTTGAACGGCACGGTCGCCGGTGCCGGCGCGGTTATCGCGCTGGCCGCCGACCTGCGCATCGCCGCCGAGACGGCCAAGATCGCTTTCCTGTTTGTCAAAGTCGGACTGGCGGGCGCCGACATGGGCGCGGCGTTTCTATTGCCGAAAGTCGTCGGCCTGGGCAAAGCCACCGAGCTGCTCTACACCGGCGACTTCCTGAGCGCCGAGCAGGCGGCAGCCGCCGGGCTATACAATCGTGTGGTGCCGGCTGAAGGGCTCGAAACCGAGGCGCGCGCCTGGGCCGAACGCCTGGCCGCGGGCCCTGCATTCGCCCTCGGCATGACGAAAGCGGCGCTGAACCGCGAGCTGCACATGAGCCTGGAAGCGGCTCTGGAAGCCGAATCCGCAGCGCAAGCCATCTGCATGCTCAACCCGGACTTCCGCGAAGCCTTCGAAGCCTTCCGCGACAAGCGGGCGCCGTCCTTCAATCAGGCGGGCGGCTGA
- a CDS encoding RidA family protein, whose translation MRMTFINPESLGAPRGYNNGVLVAGGKLLFVAGQVAWDSEQRIVSADFVEQFAQALGNVIAVVREAGGTASDIAQLRVYVTDKQAYTTNLKQVGAAYRELMGRHYPAMALVEVAALVEDLARVEIEAIACLPAATVEAS comes from the coding sequence ATGCGGATGACTTTCATCAATCCTGAATCGTTGGGCGCGCCGCGCGGCTATAACAACGGCGTGCTGGTCGCGGGCGGCAAGTTGTTGTTTGTCGCCGGGCAGGTCGCCTGGGACAGTGAGCAGCGCATTGTCAGCGCTGACTTCGTCGAGCAGTTCGCGCAGGCGCTCGGCAACGTCATCGCCGTGGTGCGCGAGGCCGGCGGCACGGCGAGCGACATCGCGCAGTTGCGCGTCTACGTCACCGACAAGCAAGCCTATACGACGAATCTCAAGCAGGTCGGCGCCGCCTACCGCGAGCTGATGGGCCGCCACTACCCGGCGATGGCGCTGGTCGAAGTCGCGGCGCTGGTCGAAGACCTGGCTCGGGTCGAGATTGAAGCCATCGCCTGCCTGCCGGCGGCCACCGTGGAGGCCAGTTGA
- a CDS encoding EamA family transporter gives MKTIKQPAGGSEPQSAAVFAAMFFAVFALASSSIFITKLAAVPALVIAFYRMAIATALLLPAALMLKRRELMAFTRRDGLLLLLGGACLALHFGAWFTSLKYIPIATSVVLVNSHPLFVVIASAIFLGERPKARSLVGTLLGLAGMLIISRDALVNAEQSESSQALAGDALAVMGALAVVGYFIVGRKARAHMSLLGYATPLYGVCSLFLLLMVLVTGSRLAPYGRGEWLYFVLLAVVPTILGHTVFNWALRHVRPSAISVAFLGEPVVAGLLAFAIFGQRPPLATYIGGALILAGIYLTTSSKPDS, from the coding sequence ATGAAGACCATTAAACAGCCAGCCGGCGGCAGCGAGCCGCAGAGTGCCGCCGTCTTTGCGGCGATGTTTTTTGCCGTCTTCGCGCTCGCTTCGTCGTCCATCTTCATCACCAAGCTGGCAGCGGTTCCGGCGCTGGTCATCGCTTTCTATCGCATGGCGATTGCCACGGCCTTGCTGTTGCCGGCGGCGCTCATGCTCAAGCGGCGCGAGCTGATGGCCTTCACGCGCCGTGATGGGCTGCTGCTGTTGCTGGGCGGCGCTTGCCTGGCGCTGCATTTCGGCGCGTGGTTCACCTCGCTCAAATACATTCCGATTGCCACGTCGGTCGTGCTGGTCAACAGCCACCCGCTCTTCGTGGTGATCGCCTCGGCGATCTTTCTCGGCGAAAGGCCAAAGGCGCGCTCGCTGGTCGGCACTTTGCTTGGGCTGGCGGGCATGCTCATCATCAGCCGCGACGCGCTGGTTAACGCTGAACAGAGTGAATCGAGTCAGGCGCTCGCCGGTGATGCGCTGGCGGTCATGGGGGCGCTAGCGGTCGTCGGCTACTTCATCGTCGGGCGCAAAGCCCGCGCCCACATGAGCTTGCTCGGTTACGCGACGCCGCTCTACGGCGTCTGCTCGCTCTTCCTGTTGTTGATGGTCCTGGTCACAGGCAGCCGCCTTGCGCCTTACGGCCGTGGCGAGTGGCTGTATTTCGTCCTACTCGCGGTGGTGCCGACGATCCTCGGCCACACGGTCTTCAACTGGGCCTTGCGGCACGTGCGCCCGTCGGCGATTTCGGTCGCTTTCTTAGGCGAGCCGGTGGTTGCGGGGCTGCTGGCTTTTGCTATCTTCGGACAGCGCCCCCCGCTTGCGACCTACATCGGCGGCGCGCTGATCCTCGCAGGCATCTACCTGACGACTTCCAGCAAACCCGACTCGTGA
- the pcp gene encoding pyroglutamyl-peptidase I, with product MSAPEKQILLTAFEPFGGETANPSLEAARQMSGVEFPCASLTVLELPVDRHRAIEVASERLRALRPDAVIMLGLAMARYRITPERVAINIDDYRIPDNAGNQPAGEPIIEGGPVGYLSTLPIRAITDRLLRARIPAAISNSAGTYLCNRLFYSVMHLIATEQLPTIAGFIHLPYMHEQALDKHPEVPSLARETIVEGVRLSIDVTVGIERR from the coding sequence ATGAGCGCACCTGAAAAGCAAATCTTACTGACGGCCTTCGAGCCGTTCGGCGGCGAGACGGCAAACCCGTCGCTTGAGGCCGCACGCCAGATGAGCGGCGTCGAGTTTCCGTGCGCCTCACTGACGGTTCTTGAATTGCCGGTTGATCGCCATCGCGCCATCGAAGTCGCAAGCGAGCGCCTTCGCGCTTTGCGTCCCGACGCGGTCATTATGCTGGGGCTGGCGATGGCGCGTTATCGCATCACGCCCGAGCGCGTCGCCATCAACATCGACGATTACCGCATCCCCGATAACGCCGGTAATCAACCGGCCGGCGAGCCCATCATCGAAGGCGGGCCGGTCGGCTACCTGTCAACGCTGCCGATCCGCGCCATCACCGACAGGTTGTTGCGGGCGCGCATACCGGCAGCGATTTCCAACAGCGCCGGCACCTACCTGTGCAATCGTCTCTTCTATAGCGTGATGCACTTGATCGCCACAGAGCAGTTGCCGACCATCGCCGGCTTCATTCACCTGCCCTACATGCACGAGCAGGCATTGGATAAACACCCGGAGGTGCCGAGCCTGGCGCGCGAGACCATCGTCGAAGGCGTGCGACTGTCTATCGATGTCACGGTTGGCATCGAGCGCCGCTGA
- a CDS encoding endonuclease V produces MKYHKLHDWNLTPTEAVALQNQLRNQVRIQPLAGEVKLVAGCDISFNRFSEIVYAGIIVLRLPELEVVSRATVVTRAPFPYVPGLLSFRETPPLLEAWEKLEVAPDVVMLDGQGMAHPRRFGIACHFGLLTGRPTLGCAKTVLVGKFDEPGERAGEYSLMTHKGETIGAAVRTKDRVAPVYVSVGHLIDLPGAIRLALRSVKGYQDDGLFADSKSKYRIPEPTRQAHLLVNELRRNAGVE; encoded by the coding sequence ATGAAATACCACAAGCTCCACGACTGGAATCTCACACCCACGGAAGCGGTGGCGCTGCAAAACCAGTTGCGCAATCAGGTGCGCATCCAGCCGCTTGCGGGCGAAGTCAAGCTGGTTGCGGGCTGCGACATCTCGTTCAATCGATTTTCGGAGATTGTTTACGCCGGCATCATCGTGCTGCGCTTGCCTGAGCTTGAAGTGGTAAGCCGGGCCACGGTGGTGACGCGGGCGCCCTTCCCTTACGTTCCCGGCTTGCTATCGTTCCGCGAAACGCCGCCCTTGCTCGAAGCCTGGGAGAAGTTGGAAGTCGCGCCGGATGTCGTGATGCTCGACGGTCAGGGCATGGCGCACCCGCGACGTTTCGGCATTGCCTGTCACTTCGGCTTGCTGACCGGACGGCCTACGCTCGGCTGCGCCAAGACGGTGCTGGTCGGCAAGTTTGATGAACCGGGCGAGCGCGCCGGCGAGTATTCGTTGATGACGCACAAGGGCGAGACCATCGGCGCAGCGGTGCGCACTAAAGACCGCGTCGCGCCGGTCTATGTGTCAGTCGGCCACTTGATCGATTTGCCGGGAGCGATCCGGCTGGCGTTGCGCTCGGTCAAGGGCTATCAAGACGACGGCCTGTTTGCGGATTCAAAATCGAAATACCGTATCCCTGAGCCGACCAGACAGGCGCACCTGCTAGTCAACGAACTGCGCCGCAACGCCGGCGTCGAATAG
- the serA gene encoding phosphoglycerate dehydrogenase codes for MRILVCDGLEKAGVDILRAASGVQVDERPAMDKDELAEIIGEYDGLIVRSKTRVTAELIERAARLKVVGRAGTGVDNIDVAAATRRGIVVMNAAAGNTVTTAEHTWALLMALARQIPQADASLKGGRWEKARFVGIELMGKTLGVIGLGRIGSTVAERARAFGMTVIAYDPYFTAEAARDLGIEITTLDELYPRADFITLHTPLTEETRGLINAASIEKMKPGVRLINCARGGLISEAALVDALRNGKVAGAALDVFEKEPTPTDNPLLSFDQVIATPHLGASTTEAQLGVATMIAEQALDYLKHGAVRGAVNMPAMSAELLAAIGPYVTLGEKLGLFQGQVFGHDLREVAIEYAGEVSEHDLQPITQAILAGLLSPVIERVNMVNATIVAEQRGIRVTESRSRKARDFASMIRVRAVTSERESEVAGALFGRREGRIVRINGFNLEALPMGHMILLFNRDEPGVLGRIASFIGDQRVNISRLYLGRKKIGENAIALIQIDQPLNEAGQRGLEQVSGVISVKQVKL; via the coding sequence ATGCGAATCCTTGTTTGTGATGGATTGGAAAAGGCTGGCGTTGATATTCTGCGCGCCGCCTCCGGCGTTCAGGTTGACGAGCGCCCGGCGATGGATAAAGACGAGCTTGCCGAAATCATCGGTGAGTATGACGGCCTCATCGTCCGCAGCAAGACGCGGGTCACGGCAGAGCTGATCGAGCGCGCGGCGCGCTTGAAGGTCGTCGGACGCGCCGGCACCGGGGTTGACAACATTGACGTAGCGGCAGCCACCCGTCGCGGCATTGTCGTGATGAACGCCGCCGCCGGCAACACCGTGACCACCGCCGAGCATACGTGGGCGCTGCTGATGGCGCTGGCGCGGCAGATTCCGCAGGCAGATGCATCGCTTAAAGGGGGCCGCTGGGAGAAGGCGCGCTTCGTCGGCATCGAGCTGATGGGCAAGACGCTCGGCGTCATCGGCCTGGGCCGCATCGGCTCGACGGTCGCCGAGCGCGCCCGCGCCTTTGGCATGACGGTCATCGCTTATGACCCGTACTTTACGGCGGAAGCGGCGCGCGACCTCGGCATCGAGATAACGACGCTTGACGAGCTCTATCCGCGCGCCGATTTCATCACCCTGCACACGCCGCTCACCGAAGAAACGCGCGGCCTCATCAACGCGGCGAGCATTGAAAAGATGAAGCCGGGCGTGCGGCTGATCAACTGTGCGCGCGGCGGCTTGATCAGCGAAGCGGCGCTAGTTGACGCCTTGCGCAATGGCAAAGTCGCGGGCGCGGCGCTCGATGTGTTTGAGAAAGAGCCGACCCCTACCGACAATCCGCTGCTCAGCTTTGATCAGGTGATTGCCACGCCGCACCTCGGCGCTTCGACTACCGAGGCGCAGCTTGGCGTCGCGACGATGATTGCCGAACAGGCGCTCGATTACCTCAAGCATGGAGCGGTGCGGGGCGCGGTCAATATGCCGGCGATGAGCGCCGAGTTGCTGGCCGCCATTGGCCCATACGTCACGCTTGGCGAAAAGCTTGGCTTGTTCCAGGGCCAGGTCTTTGGCCATGACCTGCGCGAAGTGGCGATTGAATACGCCGGCGAAGTCAGCGAGCATGACTTGCAGCCGATCACGCAAGCGATTCTCGCCGGCCTGCTCAGCCCGGTCATCGAGCGCGTCAACATGGTCAACGCCACCATTGTCGCAGAGCAGCGCGGCATCAGGGTTACTGAGTCGCGCTCGCGCAAGGCGCGCGACTTCGCCAGCATGATTCGCGTCCGCGCCGTGACCTCTGAGCGTGAGAGCGAAGTCGCCGGCGCGTTGTTCGGACGCCGCGAGGGGCGCATCGTGCGCATCAACGGCTTTAACCTCGAAGCGCTGCCCATGGGCCACATGATCTTATTGTTCAACCGTGACGAGCCGGGCGTATTGGGACGCATCGCTTCGTTCATCGGCGACCAGCGGGTCAACATCAGCCGCCTCTACCTGGGCCGCAAGAAGATCGGCGAAAATGCCATCGCGCTAATACAGATCGATCAGCCGCTCAACGAAGCCGGCCAGCGCGGCCTTGAGCAGGTGAGCGGCGTCATCTCGGTCAAACAGGTCAAGCTGTAA
- the rplU gene encoding 50S ribosomal protein L21 has translation MAYAIVQSGGKQFRVSQGQVVRVPTLTAEVGDSVELQALLTGDGSSIELGGSPVTATVVEHGRGTKIIVFKKKRRKQYKKTHGHRQNFTAVRIESIGAQNESENTEVRSQESEVSNPDSE, from the coding sequence GTGGCATACGCTATCGTTCAGTCAGGCGGCAAACAGTTTCGGGTCAGTCAGGGCCAGGTGGTGCGCGTTCCCACTCTGACGGCTGAGGTCGGCGATTCGGTCGAGCTACAAGCGCTGCTCACCGGTGACGGGTCGAGCATCGAGCTTGGCGGCAGCCCGGTGACCGCAACGGTCGTCGAGCATGGCCGCGGCACGAAGATCATCGTCTTTAAGAAAAAGCGCCGCAAGCAGTACAAGAAGACACACGGTCATCGGCAGAACTTCACTGCCGTGCGCATCGAATCAATCGGCGCGCAGAACGAGTCTGAAAATACGGAAGTCCGTAGTCAGGAGTCAGAAGTCAGCAACCCGGACTCCGAATAG
- the rpmA gene encoding 50S ribosomal protein L27, which yields MAHKKGVGSSRNGRDSNAQRLGVKRFGGQAVLGGEILVRQRGTKFKPGNNVGRGSDDTLFALVTGVVKFEEKGRRGKFISVYPAE from the coding sequence ATGGCACACAAAAAAGGTGTAGGCAGCTCGCGCAATGGGCGCGATTCGAATGCTCAACGACTGGGCGTAAAACGTTTCGGCGGGCAGGCGGTGTTGGGCGGCGAGATACTGGTTCGCCAGCGCGGCACCAAGTTCAAGCCGGGCAACAATGTCGGGCGCGGCTCGGACGACACGCTGTTTGCGCTGGTCACCGGCGTCGTCAAGTTCGAAGAAAAAGGGCGCCGCGGCAAATTCATCAGCGTCTATCCGGCAGAGTAG
- the obgE gene encoding GTPase ObgE, giving the protein MQFLDRARIIVRGGDGGNGVTAFRREKFVPRGGPSGGDGGHGGTVYMEATDQLNTLLQFRFNPEYRGGRGAHGEGSNRHGKDGEDVIVLVPAGTLVTDAETGELIHDFSTAGERIVVAAGGRGGRGNAQFATSTNRAPRYHEDGRPGENRALQLELKLIADVGLVGFPNVGKSTLISRISAARPKIADYPFTTLEPNLGVVAFGDWDSFVVADIPGLIEGAHAGTGLGLEFLRHIERTKLLLHVIDVSTTGRDPVEDFLTISRELELYNADLLGKPQLVAASKMDALDEPERVSRLREFCDGRGLELFVVSAVTGQGLKELVTALGKRVEEMRQAGDVVVADL; this is encoded by the coding sequence ATGCAGTTTTTAGACCGAGCCAGGATCATAGTCAGAGGCGGCGACGGCGGCAACGGAGTGACGGCGTTTCGGCGCGAGAAGTTTGTTCCGCGCGGCGGGCCTTCGGGCGGCGATGGCGGTCACGGCGGCACGGTCTACATGGAAGCCACCGACCAGCTCAACACGCTCCTGCAATTCCGCTTCAATCCCGAATATCGCGGCGGGCGCGGCGCGCACGGCGAAGGCAGCAACCGCCACGGCAAAGACGGCGAAGACGTGATCGTCCTCGTTCCCGCAGGCACGCTGGTCACCGACGCCGAGACCGGCGAACTGATTCACGACTTTTCCACAGCGGGCGAGCGCATCGTGGTGGCGGCGGGTGGGCGCGGCGGGCGCGGCAACGCGCAGTTTGCGACTTCGACGAATCGCGCGCCGCGGTATCACGAGGACGGGCGGCCGGGTGAGAACCGCGCGCTGCAACTCGAATTGAAGCTGATTGCCGATGTCGGGCTGGTCGGCTTTCCGAACGTCGGCAAGTCCACGCTGATCTCGCGCATCTCTGCGGCGCGCCCAAAGATCGCCGACTACCCGTTCACCACGCTCGAACCGAATCTCGGCGTCGTCGCTTTCGGCGATTGGGATTCGTTCGTCGTCGCCGACATTCCCGGCTTGATCGAAGGGGCGCACGCCGGCACAGGTCTCGGTCTGGAATTCCTGCGCCACATCGAGCGCACCAAGCTGCTGCTGCACGTCATCGATGTCTCGACGACGGGGCGCGATCCGGTTGAGGATTTTCTGACCATCAGCCGCGAGCTTGAGTTGTACAATGCCGACCTGCTCGGCAAGCCGCAACTGGTCGCGGCGTCAAAGATGGACGCCCTCGACGAGCCGGAGCGGGTGAGCCGCTTGCGTGAGTTTTGCGACGGGCGCGGGCTTGAGCTGTTTGTCGTCTCAGCCGTCACCGGCCAGGGATTGAAAGAGCTGGTGACCGCGCTCGGCAAGCGCGTCGAAGAGATGCGCCAGGCCGGCGACGTAGTGGTTGCCGACCTATGA
- the nadD gene encoding nicotinate-nucleotide adenylyltransferase: MSERRIGVYGGTFDPIHQGHLEVSRAVAHQFALDELLIVPAHRPPHKTSRVIADAYHRYAMAAIATLDDQRFKVSTIELEAPERPYTFETLERLRERFGPQASLLFVMGADSFEELHLWREPERLLDSANIIVITRPRHAIGLTHLPARIAAGLIDLRGGRLEAVASERAGGVYLTDAVNMDVSSTEIRRKVRDGEPIDDDVPPRVADYISKYALYRQS, translated from the coding sequence ATGAGCGAGCGGCGCATCGGAGTTTACGGCGGCACCTTTGACCCGATCCATCAGGGCCACCTCGAAGTCAGTCGCGCCGTGGCTCATCAGTTCGCTCTCGATGAGCTGCTCATCGTTCCGGCGCACCGACCGCCGCACAAGACTTCGCGGGTGATTGCCGACGCTTATCATCGGTATGCGATGGCGGCGATAGCGACGCTCGATGACCAGCGCTTCAAGGTTTCGACCATTGAGCTGGAAGCGCCCGAGCGGCCTTACACGTTCGAGACCCTTGAGCGGCTCCGCGAGCGGTTCGGGCCGCAAGCCAGTCTGCTCTTTGTCATGGGCGCGGATTCGTTCGAGGAGCTACACCTCTGGCGCGAGCCCGAGCGCCTTCTCGACAGCGCCAACATCATTGTGATTACGCGACCGCGCCACGCCATCGGCCTGACACATTTGCCGGCGCGCATTGCCGCGGGACTTATCGATTTGCGCGGCGGTCGCCTGGAAGCGGTGGCGTCGGAGCGGGCCGGCGGCGTCTACCTGACCGATGCGGTGAACATGGACGTTTCCTCAACCGAGATACGGCGCAAGGTGCGCGACGGCGAGCCAATTGACGATGACGTGCCGCCGCGTGTGGCGGATTACATCAGCAAGTATGCACTGTACAGGCAATCATGA